The sequence below is a genomic window from Streptomyces sp. NBC_00289.
ACGCCGATCGCCGACGCACTGAGCGCCGGCGGTGTGCTGGTGCTCAGTGGGGCGGGCATCTCCACGGAGTCGGGCATCCCCGACTACCGGGGCGAGGGCGGGAGCCTTGCCCGGCACACCCCGATGACCTACCAGGACTTCACCGCAAGCCCCCAGGCCCGGCGCCGGTACTGGGCGCGGAGCCACCTCGGCTGGCGTACCTTCGGCCGCGCCCGCCCCAACGCCGGACACCGGGCCGTGGCCGCGTTCGGGCAGCTCGGCCTGCTCTCGGGTGTGATCACCCAGAACGTCGACGGCCTGCATCAGGCGGCCGGCAGCGAGGGCGTCGTGGAACTGCACGGAAGCCTGGAGCGGGTCGTATGCCTTTCCTGCGGTGCCTTCAGTTCGCGTCGCGCGCTCGCCCGGCGGCTGGAGGAGGCCAATGCCGCCTTCGAGCCGATGGCCGCCGGAATCAACCCGGACGGCGACGCCGACCTCAGCGACGAACAGGTCGGGGACTTCCACGTGGTGCCCTGCACGGTCTGCGGCGGCGTCCTCAAGCCGGACGTGGTGTTCTTCGGCGAAACCGTTCCACCGCCGCGGGTCGAACACTGCCGCGAGCTGGTGCGTGAGGCGACCTCACTGCTGGTTCTCGGATCCTCGCTGACGGTGATGTCCGGGCTCCGGTTCGTCCGCCAAGCGGCCCAGGCAGGCAAGCCGGTGCTGATCGTCAACCGGGACCCGACCCGGGGCGACCAGCATGCCGTCACACGGGTGGCGCTCCCCCTGGGGACGGCGCTCACCTCCGTGATCGGCAGGCTCAGCGGCGCCGCTGACGGCCAGGCGGCGGGAGGAGGCAGTGGTGGATGGTGACAGCAGCGGGGCCGCTGCTGTGCCGGTGCGCTCGGCCCCAGGTCCTCCGGCCTGAGCCCAAACCGCCGCCGACCTCGGCCCCATCGCTCTGTGACCACGGTCAACGGTGGATCTTTCGAGCCCGAAGTGCCCAGTCCCAGCGCCCTCCTTGCGAGCTCGGCGACCGTCTCCGGTATGGGCGGGACATCTGGCCGTCCCGCCCATACCGGCCGGTTCAGGAAACTCCGGCGGCGTCGACCAGGACGACCCGGTGGTTGTACTGGATGGTGTAGTACTTGGCGGCGCCTGTGACGTAGGTGTCGCCCGAGACGAAGAAGTCGTCCGCGCTCATCGGCGGCTGGGTGGCCACGTAGGCCTGGCCGGCCGGGAACGTGTAGAGGGTCAGCGGCTTCTGCGTGGACGGGGACAGGCCGGACGGGTACTCCGAGGCCTGCGGGTAGCCGGAGCCGTAGAGGGTCGCGGCCCGGTCTCCGGAGTGGACGACGGTGACGCCCGGTGCGCCGCAGGTGTTGGCACCCTCCGGGTTGTGGAACCACACCTTCGAGCCGCTGAACCAGATGGCGGTCCAGTCACCGTCGACGTCGGCGACCACGAACTGCTGGCCCGCCTGCACGGTGCTGCCCCAGTCGTGGATGCTGTCGCTGCCCGCGCCGGCGCCGGGGTGGACGGCCGGGTCGGCGAACAGGGGCGCGTCGGCGCTGGGCGCGGTGCGCACGGGCAGGAAGTTCGCCGGCGCCGTACGGTCGGTGCACTCGGGGGTGGCGCCCGTGGGGTCGTCGGCCGGACAGACCTGGACGGTCTGCTGGTTGGTCGAGAATTCGGGGGCGATGGTCACCGCCGAACCCACCCGCGGTACGTGGTGGCCCTGGGCGCCGCGCACGGTCGAGGGGCTGAGCATGCCCATGAACGCCGTCCAGTCCCAGTACGGGCCCGGGTCCCAGTGCATGCCGGCGAGGTAACTGTCCCGTGGACCGGGCACGTTGTCGTGGCCGATGACGTGCTGACGGTCGAGCGGGATGTCGAACTTCCTGGCGAGGTACTTCACCAGATCGGCCGTCGCCTGGTACTGCGTCTGCGAGTACCAGGTGGCACCCTGCGCGGCGTATCCCTCGTGCTCGATGCCGATCGCGTGCATGTTGAACCAGTAGTTGCCGGCGTGGAACGCGATGTCCTTGGTCCGCGTCATCTGGGTGACGGCGCCGTCGGAAGCCTGCACGACGTAGTGCGCCGAGTCACCGGAACCGGCCGTCTGGAAGGTCTTGATCGCGGAGCTGTAGGACGACTCGGTGTCGTGCAGGACGAGGTACTTGATCTGCACCCCGTCGCCCGGGCGGCCGGCTACCTGCCCGTTGGAAGCGGCCGCGGCAAGGAAGGTGCAGTCCACCGTGGGCGGACACTCCGTGTCCCCGGCGTCCGCGGCGGCCTTCAGCTTCAGCGCGGACAGTTGCTCGGTCTCGGGGCGGACCGAACCCTGCGCCGCGAGCTTGACGTGCTCTCCGTCGACGGTCGTGCGCGAGGCGCCCGACGAGACGGTCTTGAAGACCCGGTCGGCGAAGAGCTGTGCTGCCTTCCGGTCCGACGACTGGCTGTACCTGGCCACCGCTCCGTACCAGGCGGCAGGGTCCGAGGAGGTCTCCCCCGTCAGTTTCTCCTGGTACGACGCGAGAAGCGCGGCGCCGGCTCGGATGTTCTGCCGGTCGTCGGTGCGCAGCTTCGCCGCCGAGGTGCCGGTCAGTCCGGCCGCGGCGTCCAGGGTGTGCAAGGCGGGGTCCGAGGTCAGCTCGGCGAGGTCGCCGCGGCCGACCGCACCCGCCGCGCCTCCGGACACCATCTTGGCGGTGACGTCCGTCAGGTTCATCGGACCGTACCCGCCCGAGGTGTTGTGCTGTCCCTCGTGGTCGTCCCACCGCGACTCCTGGTACGACACGGCCAGCAGTACGGGCAGCGGCACACCGAACTCCCGCGCCGCGTCGGCGAAGGAGGACTGCCGACCGGCATCGGGGCTCTGGGCGGCCTCTGCCATCGACGGCAGAACGGCGAAGCAGCCGGCGGCCACGGCGCCGCCTGCCAGAATCCCGGCCAGCAGCTTCCGGGAAGATCTTTTGTGTGCGGATCTTTGCAAGGAATTTCCCCTTGTACGTGTTGCCCTGGTCAAGACATGCGAAGTGACGCCTGCCCGATCCCACTGTGCGGAAGTCACCGGTCCCACCCACCGGAATTCACAACTTCCCCAACAGTCGAACGAGTTGACATTTGCACCATTGCTGACACTGGTCCCAACGTCACCATCGGCCACCCTGGCACACATCGGATGGCCGAGCGGACCCGACCCGCAGCTCGATGCGCTCACCCAGCACGGAGCGTCCGAACGTTCCTGCTATCAACGGGAGTTCACGAGTCACACAAACCTCACCGATGACAACGAATGGGGCGCGGTGCGCGGCGTGCGTCGATCCCGAGCAGGGCGCCCCTTCTGGGTGGGTGCCGGAACACGGAGGTGAGACCGGCTCCGGCGGAGGTCACCTCGGCATGGATGTCGTTGCGTGTGACCGTGCGGGACGGCGAATCCTGGGCTGAGCGTCGGACAGCGCGCGGTGGGTGCCCGTGTGCACCGCACGCTGCGGGGCAGGTTAGGTTGGACCGGTCGGGTACGGAAGCGCTGCCCTCCTTTTACCAGGGGAGGAGTGTCTATGTGCGGGCAGGTCGTGCGGTTGCCGGGCGCGGCAGGGTGGCTGTGGCTGATGCGACCGGGGGAGGTTCCGGACCGTCGCTCGCCCGGCCTGGAGGCGGATTGCCTGCTGCGGCCGCACAGCGGTTGCCGGGCGGCGGTGGTGGACCTTTCCTCGACGGTCCTGGTCTCGGCGGAGAGCGCCGGTCACATTCTGAACCAGGTGGCGGCGCTGGCCGCGGCAGGAATCCCCGTGTCCCTGGTGGGGGCCACCTCGACGGTGGAGCGCGTGTTGCATCGCGTACAGGCCGCTGGACCGCACCCGACACGGCGGCTGGAATTCCTGCCGTCGGTGGAGGCCGCGGTCTCTGCGGCGGCTGTGATCGCGTGGGACACCTCCCGAGCAGCGGAAGCGGAGCGGGCGGAGCAGGCGGAGACGGTGTACGCCGGCTGGGGCGGGGCGTCGGCGGGTGCTGCGGTGGGAGCTGTCGGGCCGGGTCGCTCCACGGCGGTGTCGATGGACCGTCCGGTGCACGTGGACGGGACGGCCACAGCCACAGCCGCTGCCGGCTGGCCGTCCAGCCGTGCGTTCCGCGATGTGCGGAGGCGTGCCCGCGGGTGGCCGATCGTGGCACAGGCGCAAGGCGTGCTGCAGGGCCGCTACGGGCTGGACGGCCGCGCCGCTTTGTCGCTGCTGCAGCACGTCTCGACACGGCACAACGTCAAGTTGCGTTCGCTGTCGGCCGGATTGGTCGCCGCGTCGCCACCGGCCCCGGGAGCCTCCCGGTGGTTTGCGGGGCGCGCGCGCCGTCCGGCGCCGACGCTGCCGTTCCTCAGGGGCCGCCCTCCGGGCAAAGCCAACACCGCCGAGGTGGTGGAGGCGCTCCTGCCGGTTGCGCTGGAAGCCGCCGGATCGCGGATGGGCAACGTGCAGTTGGCCGACACCTCGACCGGGGATCTGTGGATCGAGGCGCAACGCAACCACAGCGATGTCTTCTTGGACTTCTTCGACTGTGTGAGCGCCCCCGGTCCCGCCGCGTCCCCGGGATCCGAGGATTCGGCATGCGGTCTGGCTTCCTCGTGGGGTGTGCCGGTGACGGTGCTGGACGTAGCCACCGATCCCGTCTACGACGCGCCTGGGCGGGCCGCCATGCTGGAGTCGGGCTCGGCGGCCTGTCACAGCGTTCCGATGACCACCCCCAACGGTGACCTCATCGGGGTGGTGTCCGCGCACTACCCGCACCGGAACGCGGTCAACCACGTGCTGGGCGCGGAACGGTCACACATCCTCCACGACGTCGTCGACCGGGCCGGCGCCTGGCTGCACTGGCATCGCCGTACGATCATCCTGGACGCTCTGGAGGATGTGCACACCGGTGCCCGCAAGCAGGAGCAGGCGGGGCACTGAGTGTCTGTGGTCGGCCGCACCGGCAAGTAGCCGACAGGGCCACCGCCCCGCAGCGCACAATCCCGGCTCGACGGGCCACAGTTGACAGGCGCACCGAGGTGGATGGGCAAGGACGCGCCAGGACGGGTCTCCTCCCTCATCCGACTGTCGCCTTCCTTGCCGCCATAGCCGGTACAGAGTGGCCCGCCCGCACACCGTGTCCTCCGCAAGTCCAAGGAGCATCCTGATGCCGCGTCCCGTGCCGGAAGACCGCGACCGTCTCACCGGTGAGCCCTTGCTGGCGCGGGAGGTGTTCGAGCAGGCACCGGTGGCGGTTTGCGGACTGGCCGGACCGGACCATCTGATCGTGGCGATCAACGGTGCTTACCGTGCGATGACCGGGCGGCGGGAACTGGTCGGCTCGACGGTGGCGGACCTGTATCCGGAATCCGTGCGGCAGGGGATCGCCCCGGTCTTCGACCGGGTCTACGCGACCGGCGTCGCGGAGTCCAAGAAGGCGTGGCGGATGCAACTGATGTCGGACCAGGGGTTGCAGGAGTTCTCCTTCGACTTCACTGTGACGCCCTGGTACGACAGGGACGGTGTGATCGCCGGCGTCACCGTGTTCCTCGCCGACGCGACGGAGCAGGTCCGCCGGCGCCAGGCCGCGGAGAGCCGGGCGGCCGAGGCGGAGGCCCGCTACAAGCAGGCGCGTTCCACCCTCACCACGTTGCAGCAGGCACTTCTGCCACCCGATCTGCCGCTGCTGCCCCAACTCAACCTTGCCGCACGCTACGTGCTGGCCGAGAGGGACACCGCGGCCGGCGGGGACTGGTACGACACCGTGGGCCTGTCCGATGGCCGGGTCGCACTGGTCGTGGGGGACGTCGTCGGCCACGGAGTCCAGGCATCGGCCGTCATGGGCCAGCTCCGCACCGTCGTCCAGGAGCGGCTGCGCGCCGGCTGCAGCCCCGCCCAGGCCCTGCAGGCAGTCGACGCGCACGCTCGCCATGTGCCCGGCGCGCAGGCCGCCACCTGTTGCGTCACCGTCGTGGATCCCTCCGGCCGCCTGTGCTACGCCAGCGCCGGGCACCCGTCGCCGTTGCTCATCGCACCGGACGGCTCCACCGCGTTCCTGCCGGGGTCGGGGCAGGGCCCACTGGCCACCGGCGCGACCTACAGCGAACACGACGGGCAGCTTCCCGATGACGCCACCGTGCTGCTGTACACCGACGGCATCATCGAGCGCCCGGGCCTGACACCCGAGGCAGGCCGCCGGAAACTGGCGAGCACCGCCCGCGACGCGGCTCTGGACCGGTTGATGCCCCGTAACAGCCCTTGCGCGAGCGCCGAACGGATCGTCAACCAGACGCTGGAGATCCTGCTGCGCGACACCGGCCACAGCGACGATGTGACCCTCCTGGCCGCACACCGCGGCCCCGCGCCGCACGACCTGCACGTGGTCCTGCCGGCCACCGTCGAAAGCACGCGGACGATCCAGTTCGAGCTGGGGCGGTGGCTGGTCGCCCTGGGCTGCCGGGGTGAGGACGAGTCCGCTCTTCAGCACTCCGTGGTCGAACTGGTCACCAATGCCGTCGATCACGCCTACGGACATCCGGACGCGGAAGGTGTGCCGCGCGAGGTCACCGTCCACGCCCGAATCGTCGCCGACGGCACGTGCGAGATCGAGGTCGCCGATCACGGCCGCTGGTCACAGGCGGACCGGTCCGACCGTTTCCGGGGCCGCGGTCTGGCCATGGTCGAGATGTTCACCGAC
It includes:
- a CDS encoding NAD-dependent protein deacetylase — translated: MRMRPTLSWTPTEDLPPGTTDLTPIADALSAGGVLVLSGAGISTESGIPDYRGEGGSLARHTPMTYQDFTASPQARRRYWARSHLGWRTFGRARPNAGHRAVAAFGQLGLLSGVITQNVDGLHQAAGSEGVVELHGSLERVVCLSCGAFSSRRALARRLEEANAAFEPMAAGINPDGDADLSDEQVGDFHVVPCTVCGGVLKPDVVFFGETVPPPRVEHCRELVREATSLLVLGSSLTVMSGLRFVRQAAQAGKPVLIVNRDPTRGDQHAVTRVALPLGTALTSVIGRLSGAADGQAAGGGSGGW
- a CDS encoding N-acetylmuramoyl-L-alanine amidase — its product is MAEAAQSPDAGRQSSFADAAREFGVPLPVLLAVSYQESRWDDHEGQHNTSGGYGPMNLTDVTAKMVSGGAAGAVGRGDLAELTSDPALHTLDAAAGLTGTSAAKLRTDDRQNIRAGAALLASYQEKLTGETSSDPAAWYGAVARYSQSSDRKAAQLFADRVFKTVSSGASRTTVDGEHVKLAAQGSVRPETEQLSALKLKAAADAGDTECPPTVDCTFLAAAASNGQVAGRPGDGVQIKYLVLHDTESSYSSAIKTFQTAGSGDSAHYVVQASDGAVTQMTRTKDIAFHAGNYWFNMHAIGIEHEGYAAQGATWYSQTQYQATADLVKYLARKFDIPLDRQHVIGHDNVPGPRDSYLAGMHWDPGPYWDWTAFMGMLSPSTVRGAQGHHVPRVGSAVTIAPEFSTNQQTVQVCPADDPTGATPECTDRTAPANFLPVRTAPSADAPLFADPAVHPGAGAGSDSIHDWGSTVQAGQQFVVADVDGDWTAIWFSGSKVWFHNPEGANTCGAPGVTVVHSGDRAATLYGSGYPQASEYPSGLSPSTQKPLTLYTFPAGQAYVATQPPMSADDFFVSGDTYVTGAAKYYTIQYNHRVVLVDAAGVS
- a CDS encoding ANTAR domain-containing protein, with the protein product MAALAAAGIPVSLVGATSTVERVLHRVQAAGPHPTRRLEFLPSVEAAVSAAAVIAWDTSRAAEAERAEQAETVYAGWGGASAGAAVGAVGPGRSTAVSMDRPVHVDGTATATAAAGWPSSRAFRDVRRRARGWPIVAQAQGVLQGRYGLDGRAALSLLQHVSTRHNVKLRSLSAGLVAASPPAPGASRWFAGRARRPAPTLPFLRGRPPGKANTAEVVEALLPVALEAAGSRMGNVQLADTSTGDLWIEAQRNHSDVFLDFFDCVSAPGPAASPGSEDSACGLASSWGVPVTVLDVATDPVYDAPGRAAMLESGSAACHSVPMTTPNGDLIGVVSAHYPHRNAVNHVLGAERSHILHDVVDRAGAWLHWHRRTIILDALEDVHTGARKQEQAGH
- a CDS encoding SpoIIE family protein phosphatase, which produces MPRPVPEDRDRLTGEPLLAREVFEQAPVAVCGLAGPDHLIVAINGAYRAMTGRRELVGSTVADLYPESVRQGIAPVFDRVYATGVAESKKAWRMQLMSDQGLQEFSFDFTVTPWYDRDGVIAGVTVFLADATEQVRRRQAAESRAAEAEARYKQARSTLTTLQQALLPPDLPLLPQLNLAARYVLAERDTAAGGDWYDTVGLSDGRVALVVGDVVGHGVQASAVMGQLRTVVQERLRAGCSPAQALQAVDAHARHVPGAQAATCCVTVVDPSGRLCYASAGHPSPLLIAPDGSTAFLPGSGQGPLATGATYSEHDGQLPDDATVLLYTDGIIERPGLTPEAGRRKLASTARDAALDRLMPRNSPCASAERIVNQTLEILLRDTGHSDDVTLLAAHRGPAPHDLHVVLPATVESTRTIQFELGRWLVALGCRGEDESALQHSVVELVTNAVDHAYGHPDAEGVPREVTVHARIVADGTCEIEVADHGRWSQADRSDRFRGRGLAMVEMFTDTFTVDRGGAGSEGTTVRISRGLRKAVTVTEGTRTGVPQQHELTLRADPDVPGLLNVRGTVDTTTAQRLIDRLMTASRGGTVSLTVNLDGVTHLASAGVQVLHHAATVLDDHGQALILHASPGSVAATVLDLAALRYRTGPSPEPGE